In a single window of the Melioribacteraceae bacterium genome:
- a CDS encoding bifunctional folylpolyglutamate synthase/dihydrofolate synthase — protein sequence MIEIEDALKKLYSLHQFNIKLGLESITSLLEFIGNPHKKLNAFHIAGSNGKGSTASFIASILQESGFRVGLYTSPHIERFNERIRINGITISDEYISKFVERVNHFIEEKKATFFEITTALAFQYFNDEDVDYCVIETGLGGRLDATNVLDPIASIITTISLEHTNILGDSIEKIAYEKGGIIKPTKPVFVGLLEENAIVEIKKICAKNKSEMFQVSETLEVNKDYSRLSLPAYDYTIYSTPLKGDYQRANCALAILAVNFLVQQATSKNITNGILNVLQNSGIMCRYEVYNDYPKVIFDASHNVESISAFLREFEKEKGNYRKVTLIFGIMKDKNIDEIVTILKGKFDEYLVTSINSERAADAFILNEKFMNEGCNTKVVANPHKYILEHQIKGGDNCLVVLGSIYLLGEIKKMLINS from the coding sequence ATGATAGAGATAGAGGATGCGCTGAAAAAGTTATATTCACTGCATCAGTTCAATATTAAGCTTGGGCTGGAATCTATTACTTCACTTCTTGAATTTATCGGTAATCCTCACAAAAAATTGAATGCATTTCATATTGCTGGTTCAAATGGAAAAGGAAGCACAGCATCTTTTATAGCAAGTATATTGCAAGAATCGGGATTTCGAGTCGGATTGTACACATCACCTCATATTGAAAGATTTAATGAGAGAATAAGAATAAATGGAATTACAATTTCAGATGAGTATATTTCAAAATTTGTTGAAAGGGTGAATCATTTTATTGAGGAGAAAAAGGCAACCTTTTTTGAAATTACCACAGCATTGGCGTTTCAATACTTTAATGATGAGGATGTTGATTATTGTGTTATTGAAACTGGACTTGGAGGGAGGCTCGACGCAACAAATGTTTTAGATCCAATTGCAAGTATAATTACTACTATTAGTCTAGAGCATACTAATATTTTAGGGGATAGCATTGAAAAAATTGCTTATGAGAAAGGGGGAATCATAAAACCTACCAAACCGGTTTTTGTTGGTCTTCTTGAAGAGAATGCAATTGTAGAAATAAAAAAGATTTGTGCAAAAAATAAAAGTGAAATGTTTCAAGTATCTGAAACTCTTGAGGTTAATAAAGATTATTCCAGATTATCTCTCCCAGCTTATGATTATACAATTTATAGCACTCCGTTAAAAGGGGATTACCAAAGAGCTAATTGTGCACTTGCAATTTTAGCAGTTAATTTTCTTGTTCAGCAAGCGACTTCAAAAAATATAACTAATGGAATATTGAATGTACTTCAAAACAGCGGTATTATGTGTCGATATGAAGTTTATAATGACTATCCAAAAGTAATTTTTGACGCTTCTCATAATGTTGAGAGTATTTCTGCTTTTCTTCGAGAGTTTGAGAAGGAAAAAGGGAATTACAGAAAGGTCACTCTAATCTTCGGTATTATGAAGGATAAGAATATTGATGAAATAGTCACCATTCTAAAAGGAAAGTTTGATGAATATTTAGTTACAAGTATTAACAGTGAGCGTGCTGCAGATGCTTTTATTTTAAATGAAAAGTTCATGAATGAGGGGTGCAATACTAAAGTAGTTGCCAATCCTCACAAATACATTCTTGAGCATCAAATTAAGGGAGGGGATAATTGTTTAGTTGTACTTGGAAGTATTTATTTGTTAGGGGAAATAAAAAAAATGTTAATTAACTCTTGA
- the rho gene encoding transcription termination factor Rho: MDISELQSKRISELYKIAKEFNLSGYSDLRKQELIFKILEAQSQKDGLTFSKGVLEVLADGYGFLRSADYNYLPSPDDIYVSPSQIKRFSLRTGDFVSGQVRPPKEGERFFALLRVEAVNGKDPEAIRERTLFDNLIPLYPTKRLKLETAPGEHSMRIVDLLSPIGKGQRGLIVSPPKAGKTILMQKIANSITRNHPEVKIIMLLIDERPEEVTDMQRSVQAEVISSTFDEPAERHVQIANMVIEKAKRMVEAGDDVVILLDSITRLARAHNTVIPHSGRILSGGVDANALHKPKRFFGAARNTEDGGSLTIIATALIDTGSRMDEVIFEEFKGTGNMELVLDRSLSDKRMFPAIDVNKSGTRKEELLLREDELNKIWILRKIISDFDPAEAMEFLLDKMKGTKNNKEFIQSMNS, from the coding sequence ATGGACATCTCAGAACTGCAATCGAAACGAATTTCCGAACTATATAAGATTGCTAAGGAATTTAACCTCTCAGGTTACAGCGATTTAAGGAAACAGGAATTAATCTTCAAAATCCTTGAAGCCCAATCGCAAAAAGATGGATTAACATTCTCTAAAGGAGTGTTAGAGGTTCTTGCAGATGGATATGGATTTTTACGTTCGGCAGACTATAATTATTTACCATCGCCAGATGATATTTATGTTTCTCCTTCCCAGATAAAGCGTTTTAGTCTTAGAACCGGTGATTTTGTTAGCGGACAGGTTCGACCTCCCAAAGAGGGGGAACGTTTTTTTGCTCTTTTAAGAGTTGAAGCGGTTAATGGTAAAGATCCGGAAGCAATTAGGGAGAGAACACTTTTTGATAACTTAATACCGCTTTATCCTACTAAAAGGTTAAAACTTGAAACCGCACCCGGTGAACATTCAATGAGAATAGTTGACTTGCTATCACCAATCGGGAAGGGGCAAAGAGGTTTAATTGTATCACCTCCAAAAGCTGGTAAAACTATTTTAATGCAAAAGATAGCGAACTCAATCACTAGAAATCACCCCGAAGTTAAAATTATAATGTTATTAATCGATGAACGACCTGAAGAAGTAACAGATATGCAGCGTTCTGTTCAGGCTGAGGTTATTAGCTCTACATTTGATGAACCCGCTGAAAGACATGTTCAAATAGCGAATATGGTTATTGAAAAAGCTAAAAGAATGGTTGAAGCGGGGGATGATGTAGTAATTTTATTGGATAGTATCACAAGATTGGCTCGTGCTCACAATACTGTAATTCCTCATAGCGGTAGAATTTTATCTGGCGGTGTTGATGCTAACGCGCTTCACAAACCAAAAAGATTTTTTGGCGCGGCTAGAAATACAGAAGATGGCGGTAGTTTGACAATTATTGCAACTGCTTTAATTGATACAGGGAGCAGAATGGACGAAGTGATTTTTGAAGAATTTAAAGGCACGGGTAATATGGAATTAGTTCTCGATAGATCACTATCAGATAAAAGAATGTTCCCAGCCATTGATGTTAATAAATCGGGGACAAGAAAGGAAGAATTACTTCTTAGGGAAGATGAACTTAATAAGATTTGGATTCTTAGAAAAATCATTAGTGATTTTGATCCTGCCGAAGCAATGGAATTTTTATTAGATAAAATGAAGGGAACCAAAAACAATAAAGAATTCATACAAAGTATGAATAGCTAG
- a CDS encoding GWxTD domain-containing protein, with translation MSKIKSTFIIAFLFYSVTVFSQNNEKLVFIETNIVENDSAFTIYISFKVPNTNLVFKKNSENDYRAGININYELIGDKKIVNRTSIQRNISVQSYEETIRADYFLQGLTEIIVQRGKYEINPFISIDNSQISYKDETLIIDSSKEQKIDLPIICSLDKMSCSNSQLKLTNIGNRILFGEDSSILLVPTDKKYDSLKIFFRQEGKKILENHITEKFKSNFNFTECKEGIFIKYDSTSSGNKNYFILREFGNIIDEGKIKIIVIANQDTLHNYFQDVYWLNKPKSLSDPELAFKLLEIIENKEKLKGILKTNNDDYLLALNDYWSKNNPSSNKSFNRLKEEYYSRIDFAIQNYDKNRSSITNLSDRSKIYIRFGKPDQEQRIYHEGAAVKEVWYYKNLNRQFVFVDLTGLGNYTLEK, from the coding sequence ATGAGCAAAATAAAATCAACATTTATTATTGCGTTTCTTTTTTATTCAGTAACTGTTTTTTCACAGAATAATGAAAAATTAGTTTTTATCGAAACTAATATTGTAGAAAATGATTCTGCTTTTACTATCTACATATCCTTTAAGGTGCCAAATACGAATTTGGTATTTAAAAAAAATAGTGAGAACGATTACAGAGCCGGAATTAACATCAACTATGAGTTAATCGGCGATAAAAAAATAGTTAATCGTACTTCTATCCAAAGAAACATATCGGTACAATCATACGAAGAGACAATACGGGCCGATTACTTCCTACAAGGACTTACAGAAATTATAGTACAAAGGGGTAAATATGAAATTAATCCGTTCATATCGATCGATAATTCTCAAATTAGCTATAAAGATGAAACCCTAATTATTGATAGCAGTAAGGAGCAAAAAATAGATTTGCCAATTATTTGCTCACTCGACAAAATGAGCTGTTCAAATTCTCAGCTTAAGCTGACAAATATTGGAAATAGAATTCTGTTTGGAGAGGATAGTTCAATTTTGTTGGTGCCAACAGATAAAAAATATGACTCTCTTAAAATATTTTTTCGGCAGGAGGGTAAGAAAATTTTAGAGAATCATATCACAGAAAAATTTAAAAGCAATTTTAATTTTACAGAATGTAAAGAGGGAATATTTATTAAGTATGATTCCACAAGCAGTGGGAATAAAAACTATTTTATTTTAAGAGAATTCGGTAATATAATTGATGAAGGTAAAATAAAAATTATTGTTATTGCCAACCAGGATACTCTGCATAATTATTTTCAAGATGTGTATTGGTTAAATAAACCCAAAAGTCTCTCCGATCCTGAACTAGCTTTTAAATTACTTGAGATAATTGAGAACAAGGAAAAGTTGAAAGGAATATTAAAAACCAATAATGATGATTACCTATTAGCTTTAAATGATTATTGGTCAAAAAATAATCCAAGTTCAAATAAATCATTTAATAGATTAAAAGAAGAATATTACTCACGAATTGACTTCGCAATTCAAAACTATGATAAGAATAGAAGTAGCATAACTAATTTGTCCGATAGATCAAAAATTTATATTAGGTTTGGAAAGCCCGATCAAGAGCAGAGAATTTATCATGAAGGAGCCGCAGTTAAGGAAGTATGGTATTATAAAAATTTAAATAGACAATTTGTTTTTGTTGATTTAACCGGATTGGGAAATTATACACTTGAAAAGTAA
- the pdxA gene encoding 4-hydroxythreonine-4-phosphate dehydrogenase PdxA yields MKSKTFAITCGDINGIGPEIAIRTINYFSKKKFRFVLFIPKNVFIEIQKLVPLNFTYQIISNVSDAFIINKKVNVIDIGDVKLTKGKPTKDSGEMSVKAIREAYQFCKVGICDAMITAPISKTAWEYAGIKHPGQTELLGKLDNNTPMMMFLSDIFNCALFTIHEPIKNVAKLLTKKSLETFIRNLINNTKDYLGVKKPKIALLALNPHAGEDGRIGSEEFEIIKPIINRIPQLNIFGPFVPDAFFATNSFKNYDVVLGIYHDQILIPFKMLAFNKGVNFTAGLEIIRVSPDHGTAFDIAWNGKADSESMINSVLWAEEIVENYHRRK; encoded by the coding sequence TTGAAAAGTAAAACGTTTGCTATCACTTGCGGCGATATTAATGGTATTGGTCCTGAAATTGCCATAAGAACCATCAATTATTTCTCAAAGAAAAAATTCAGATTTGTCTTGTTCATCCCAAAAAATGTATTTATAGAAATTCAAAAATTAGTCCCACTTAATTTTACCTACCAGATTATATCAAATGTCAGTGATGCTTTTATCATCAACAAAAAAGTAAATGTTATTGATATAGGAGATGTAAAGCTAACTAAAGGAAAACCAACTAAAGATTCTGGTGAAATGTCAGTAAAAGCAATAAGAGAGGCTTATCAATTCTGTAAAGTTGGAATTTGTGATGCGATGATTACCGCTCCTATTTCTAAGACTGCATGGGAGTATGCTGGGATTAAACACCCGGGGCAAACCGAATTGCTTGGTAAGCTGGATAACAATACACCAATGATGATGTTTTTATCAGATATATTTAATTGCGCATTATTTACGATTCATGAACCGATAAAGAATGTTGCTAAACTCCTAACTAAGAAATCACTTGAGACTTTTATACGAAATTTGATAAATAATACAAAAGATTATCTTGGAGTTAAAAAACCAAAAATTGCACTACTTGCGTTAAACCCTCACGCCGGAGAGGATGGGAGAATTGGTAGCGAAGAATTTGAGATTATAAAACCAATTATAAATCGAATTCCACAGTTAAACATTTTCGGTCCCTTTGTTCCCGATGCTTTTTTTGCTACTAATTCATTTAAAAATTATGATGTTGTTTTAGGCATATACCATGACCAAATATTAATCCCATTTAAAATGCTGGCTTTCAATAAGGGTGTAAATTTCACAGCTGGATTAGAAATTATAAGAGTGTCTCCCGACCATGGAACTGCCTTTGATATTGCATGGAACGGGAAAGCTGATTCTGAAAGTATGATTAATTCAGTTTTATGGGCTGAAGAGATTGTCGAAAATTACCATAGGCGTAAATGA
- a CDS encoding methyltransferase domain-containing protein, whose amino-acid sequence MKNNNYAELSLIYNSLMKKINYEYWANYIYAVSTIDSKKVTSALELGGGTGKLSGFLFHKYKNYVLSDLNVRMLSRDEKSKVMKVCCDMRAIPFKNKFDLIFSTFDSVNYLTSKIAFMKYLSESEKVLNDDGTLTFDISLERNSLRYEKLLNRKGELNGISFIQKSNYNKKNKIHTNEFELRLPDGKIIKEKHKQKIWDMIDYFDMIDKSKFFVQHCFEAFTFTDVKKTTERAQFILKKKIYVKH is encoded by the coding sequence ATGAAAAATAATAATTACGCTGAGCTGTCGCTTATTTATAATTCGCTAATGAAGAAGATTAATTATGAATATTGGGCTAATTACATTTATGCCGTTTCCACGATCGATTCTAAAAAAGTTACTAGTGCCTTGGAACTCGGGGGAGGGACTGGTAAATTATCCGGGTTTCTGTTTCATAAATATAAAAATTATGTTCTTTCTGATTTAAATGTACGGATGTTATCAAGAGATGAAAAAAGTAAAGTAATGAAAGTCTGTTGTGATATGAGAGCTATCCCCTTTAAAAATAAATTTGATTTAATATTTTCAACATTTGACTCGGTTAATTATCTTACAAGTAAAATTGCATTCATGAAATATTTATCGGAATCGGAAAAAGTGTTGAACGATGATGGGACACTAACTTTTGACATAAGTTTAGAAAGAAATAGTCTTAGATACGAAAAATTATTAAATCGAAAGGGGGAATTGAATGGTATCTCCTTTATACAAAAAAGTAATTACAACAAAAAAAATAAGATACATACAAATGAATTTGAACTCAGATTGCCGGATGGGAAGATTATTAAAGAAAAACACAAGCAAAAAATATGGGATATGATCGATTATTTTGATATGATTGACAAATCGAAATTCTTTGTGCAGCATTGTTTTGAAGCATTCACATTTACCGATGTAAAAAAAACAACTGAGCGAGCTCAATTTATTCTAAAGAAGAAAATTTATGTTAAGCATTAA
- a CDS encoding ATP-binding cassette domain-containing protein, with the protein MLSINHVYFSFQNQPVFSDLNMEIGEGEFVFMIGKSGVGKTSLTRMIYMDLLPDSGTVQVAEFVSDTIKPKEITKLRRKLGLVFQDFQLLRDRNVYDNIALILEITGSQRKHIKRKVMHVLTEVGLAHKYNNMPDELSGGEKQRIGIARAIVNDPILLVADEPTGNLDPETSEEILDILKKINMRGTSVLFATHNYELVRKAESKIIKLENGKAVKVILKKKFE; encoded by the coding sequence ATGTTAAGCATTAATCACGTTTATTTTTCATTTCAGAATCAACCGGTATTTTCGGATCTCAACATGGAAATTGGTGAGGGAGAATTTGTATTTATGATTGGAAAAAGCGGAGTAGGGAAGACGAGTTTAACGAGGATGATATATATGGATTTGCTTCCTGATTCCGGTACAGTGCAAGTGGCTGAGTTTGTGTCGGATACGATTAAACCAAAGGAAATAACTAAGTTGCGCAGAAAATTAGGACTTGTTTTTCAAGATTTTCAGCTACTCAGAGACAGAAATGTATATGACAACATAGCTTTAATTTTGGAAATTACTGGCAGCCAAAGAAAGCATATTAAAAGAAAAGTGATGCATGTATTAACCGAAGTTGGACTGGCTCATAAATACAATAATATGCCAGATGAACTTTCGGGTGGTGAAAAACAACGAATTGGGATTGCAAGGGCAATCGTAAATGATCCAATACTTCTAGTGGCAGATGAACCTACCGGGAATCTCGACCCTGAGACATCAGAAGAAATATTGGATATATTAAAAAAAATAAATATGAGGGGAACCTCTGTGCTCTTCGCAACTCATAATTATGAATTAGTCCGTAAGGCAGAATCAAAAATTATAAAACTCGAAAATGGAAAAGCTGTAAAAGTTATATTAAAGAAAAAATTTGAATAA
- a CDS encoding adenylate kinase has translation MQLIIFGAPGVGKGTQAKILASKLNIAHISTGDILREAIKNETELGLKAKSIVESGGLVPDEIVAGMLKDVLVQDKCKYGFILDGFPRTVNQAKILDNIFKELGLSSILLVKLEAEDSIMISRITNRMVCNVCGNIAIRSEITNDFICPNCKSTNSYITRKDDTVEVVTKRLNVYHEQTSPVLEYYSGKVNIISVDGTKAINEITEDILEKLKN, from the coding sequence ATGCAATTAATAATTTTCGGCGCTCCAGGTGTGGGAAAAGGTACTCAAGCAAAAATTTTAGCCTCAAAGCTTAATATAGCACATATTTCCACGGGCGATATACTTCGAGAAGCAATTAAAAATGAAACTGAATTGGGATTAAAAGCTAAATCTATTGTTGAATCCGGAGGTCTTGTACCCGATGAGATTGTAGCCGGAATGCTGAAAGATGTATTAGTACAAGATAAATGTAAATATGGTTTTATACTCGACGGCTTCCCACGCACTGTTAATCAGGCAAAGATTTTGGATAATATTTTTAAGGAATTAGGATTGAGTAGTATTCTATTGGTAAAATTAGAAGCGGAAGATTCCATAATGATAAGTAGGATTACTAATAGAATGGTTTGCAATGTTTGCGGAAATATAGCTATCAGATCTGAAATTACTAATGATTTCATTTGCCCTAACTGTAAATCAACAAACAGCTACATAACACGGAAAGATGACACTGTAGAGGTTGTTACCAAAAGATTAAATGTTTACCACGAACAAACATCGCCGGTTCTTGAATACTACAGTGGGAAGGTAAATATTATTAGTGTGGATGGGACAAAAGCAATTAATGAAATAACTGAAGATATTTTAGAAAAACTTAAAAATTAA
- the tadA gene encoding tRNA adenosine(34) deaminase TadA yields the protein MLFNESVYKFMYSALLEAEKALENEEVPIGAVVVHKNRIIGRGFNQTEMLKDSTAHAEMLAITSAENNLQSKFLTECELYVTIEPCVMCAGAILLSKISKVYFGSFEPKFGAAGSIFNILQSGKYNHTVEVYSGIYSDESKALLESFFKRKRNIN from the coding sequence ATGCTATTTAATGAATCTGTATATAAGTTCATGTACTCGGCACTACTAGAAGCAGAAAAAGCGCTTGAAAATGAAGAAGTACCTATTGGCGCTGTAGTAGTTCACAAAAATAGAATTATAGGGCGTGGGTTCAATCAGACAGAAATGCTTAAAGACTCCACAGCTCACGCTGAGATGCTCGCAATTACCTCCGCTGAGAATAATCTGCAAAGCAAATTTTTAACAGAGTGTGAACTATATGTTACGATTGAACCATGCGTAATGTGTGCTGGAGCAATTCTCCTTTCGAAAATCTCAAAAGTTTATTTTGGTTCATTTGAACCAAAATTTGGCGCTGCGGGATCAATTTTTAATATACTTCAATCGGGCAAATACAATCACACCGTTGAAGTTTATTCGGGCATTTATTCTGATGAATCTAAAGCATTACTCGAATCTTTTTTCAAAAGAAAAAGAAATATAAATTAA
- a CDS encoding tyrosine-type recombinase/integrase: MFISKSKKSPFYQLTYEVNGKRTTISTKTKNPKEAYSFLANFQLQKEQPKKQTDCFLLSKFKDEYIEFVTPIKSKKYLISISSSFKQLIAFCGDIPLNEIDIRILDKFITSTFSRTKRGAHHYYRTLKAAFNKAVEWNYISINPFTKIKFPKMQKSFPLFLNEDELLIILANTAYQHLKDIFTVGFYTGLRLGEIINMRWDWVDFHQNQITVKCTDQFQTKNKKERIVPMTDKVISVLLSRFYKQTHPPHELVFYRIRNKTLYQESISKQFKKIIRKSNLNDKIHFHTLRHSFASLLVQRGVSLFVVKELLGHEDLATTQIYSHLQQQNLRDAVNLL; this comes from the coding sequence ATGTTCATATCAAAATCCAAGAAGTCACCATTCTATCAACTTACTTATGAAGTCAATGGCAAACGAACAACGATTTCAACAAAAACAAAAAATCCTAAAGAGGCGTACAGCTTTCTAGCAAATTTTCAGTTACAAAAAGAACAACCTAAAAAACAAACCGATTGTTTTTTATTATCAAAATTTAAAGACGAATATATTGAATTTGTCACCCCTATCAAATCAAAAAAATATCTTATCTCAATTTCATCTTCATTCAAACAATTAATCGCTTTTTGTGGTGATATTCCATTGAATGAAATTGATATTCGGATACTTGACAAATTTATTACATCAACATTTTCACGAACCAAAAGAGGTGCGCATCATTATTACCGTACTCTTAAAGCAGCATTTAATAAAGCTGTAGAATGGAATTACATTTCAATTAATCCATTCACTAAAATCAAATTTCCTAAAATGCAAAAATCCTTTCCTCTATTTCTTAATGAAGATGAACTGCTAATTATCCTGGCAAATACTGCATATCAGCATCTTAAAGATATTTTTACAGTTGGTTTTTACACCGGCCTACGTCTTGGTGAAATAATTAATATGCGCTGGGATTGGGTTGACTTTCACCAGAATCAAATTACTGTTAAATGCACCGATCAATTTCAGACGAAGAACAAAAAAGAAAGAATTGTCCCTATGACTGATAAAGTGATTTCAGTTTTATTGTCTCGTTTTTATAAACAGACCCATCCACCGCATGAATTAGTATTTTATAGAATTAGAAATAAAACTCTTTACCAAGAATCTATAAGTAAGCAGTTCAAAAAAATAATCCGTAAATCAAATCTGAATGACAAAATACATTTTCACACCTTACGTCATTCCTTTGCTTCTCTGCTGGTGCAAAGGGGAGTATCTCTTTTTGTTGTTAAAGAATTGTTAGGTCATGAAGATTTAGCAACAACTCAAATCTATTCCCACCTTCAGCAGCAAAATTTGAGAGATGCGGTAAATCTTTTATAA
- a CDS encoding tyrosine-type recombinase/integrase: protein MNKLLKNITTDDLDKLKTLLSIIPNIETKEIITLRVFENEYCNMIKVNRSKAYYISVCSSFKHLIMYFGSGKSISTIGLKEVENFSTYLQQNVTNGFRVYFRTLKAAFNKAKDWGYVKDNYFTKVKLPKKQKLAPAFINSEQLLAISNKIKSKIVKDVIVFAFYTGMRLAEIVNLRWKNIDLVKRVITVGDDKFTTKGRKQRFVPVCEALTLVLSTHKIKSSSILPFCKEKNIGGFVFCKDNGKGFTGDYISKQFKLACKAAGMDKSIHFHTLRHSFASNLVQNGVPLYSIKELLGHSSISTTEIYAHLNMDTLREAVKKLDGKGDAREVSPPPFGHLLPAKIAGQVLSKRENSPVKIFRINDVGI from the coding sequence ATGAATAAACTTCTGAAAAATATTACTACAGATGATTTGGATAAATTAAAAACACTGCTTTCAATTATTCCAAATATTGAGACGAAAGAAATTATAACGCTTCGTGTATTCGAAAATGAATATTGCAATATGATTAAGGTGAATAGATCAAAGGCATATTATATATCAGTCTGCAGTTCATTTAAGCATTTAATAATGTATTTCGGTTCAGGAAAATCAATTAGTACAATCGGATTGAAGGAAGTGGAAAACTTTTCTACTTATCTACAGCAAAATGTGACCAATGGTTTTAGAGTTTATTTTAGAACACTGAAAGCAGCGTTCAATAAAGCTAAAGATTGGGGATATGTTAAAGATAATTACTTCACTAAAGTAAAACTACCGAAAAAGCAAAAGTTAGCTCCAGCATTTATTAACAGCGAGCAGCTGTTAGCTATCAGCAATAAAATAAAAAGTAAAATAGTGAAAGATGTTATTGTATTCGCGTTTTATACAGGTATGCGGTTAGCCGAGATTGTAAATCTAAGATGGAAGAATATTGATTTAGTAAAAAGAGTTATAACAGTTGGTGATGATAAATTTACAACGAAAGGAAGAAAGCAAAGGTTTGTCCCGGTGTGTGAAGCCCTCACCTTGGTTCTCTCAACACATAAAATAAAATCCTCTTCCATACTCCCCTTTTGTAAAGAGAAGAATATCGGTGGCTTTGTGTTTTGTAAAGACAATGGGAAAGGGTTTACCGGCGATTACATTTCAAAACAATTTAAGCTGGCTTGCAAAGCTGCGGGAATGGATAAATCAATACATTTTCATACGCTAAGACATTCGTTTGCTTCAAATCTAGTTCAAAATGGTGTTCCACTCTACTCTATAAAAGAACTGCTAGGACATTCCTCTATTTCAACCACTGAAATTTATGCTCATCTGAATATGGATACGCTGAGAGAGGCGGTAAAGAAATTAGATGGTAAAGGTGATGCGCGAGAAGTATCCCCTCCGCCCTTTGGGCATCTCCTTCCCGCTAAAATCGCGGGACAAGTACTTAGTAAGAGGGAGAATTCACCAGTAAAGATTTTTCGGATTAATGATGTGGGAATATGA
- a CDS encoding helix-turn-helix domain-containing protein: MRCEMRKQKDSSTPLGVTSIDQNIILEKLSKLEELLKKKNDKPLNFKEACAYLGYAPSYLYKLTYQKIIPHYKPTGKIIFFSKNELDEWIFKGSDEYRVKSDESAPQKRVKVKSAMSGKSIELKEEITIAKDPNQIDLELRDDDEIVIEFPLKSRRGKRN, encoded by the coding sequence ATGAGGTGTGAGATGCGAAAACAGAAAGACTCCTCGACTCCGCTCGGAGTGACATCAATAGATCAGAATATAATTCTAGAGAAACTTTCTAAACTAGAAGAATTACTCAAGAAGAAAAACGACAAACCGCTAAACTTTAAGGAAGCGTGCGCATACCTTGGATACGCACCTAGTTATTTGTACAAGCTTACTTATCAAAAAATTATCCCACATTACAAACCAACCGGCAAGATTATTTTCTTTTCGAAAAATGAGCTGGATGAGTGGATTTTTAAAGGCAGTGATGAGTATAGAGTGAAGAGTGATGAGTCCGCCCCACAGAAGCGGGTGAAAGTGAAGTCCGCCATGTCGGGTAAAAGTATTGAGTTAAAGGAAGAGATTACAATTGCAAAAGATCCGAATCAGATTGATTTGGAATTAAGGGATGATGATGAAATAGTAATTGAGTTTCCGTTGAAGAGCAGACGGGGAAAAAGAAATTAA